From the genome of Daphnia pulex isolate KAP4 chromosome 12, ASM2113471v1:
CAATGCACTTCTCGAAGAGCTCCCCGATGACACTACAAAACTATTACTGGAGTTGTGTTGCAATAAGAGCAGCAACAGCGAAGTAAAACACTAAATACTCTGAACTGTCGAATCATTCGCAGGACTTAACATACTCTTAAATCTGCTCTAGATCTGTGACCCCCAAgaatttttattgcttttcATCAATCACAACGAAAAATTGGTTGAATTTCTGGAAAACGTACTGCAGGTAGTTCAAAGTTACGCCATCTAAtagtttgattttgaaaaagaaaatatttttgttttataggtTCATCCCAATTCACAAAGTTCTCTTCATTTTGCACTCCTCGAACAATACCTTCTAATGTGGACTAAGAATATTGCCGACCCGGAATTGGAGAAAAAGATCACACTTCTACTGCAGCACTCTTCTGTTTTGAGTGCGGCAGATCGAGCTCTCTTCCTTTGCCAAACTCACAAGTTCCGACCAGGGATTCTTTtcatatttgaaaaaactaaACTCTATGGAGAAATTCTCCATTTCTACGCAAGCGAAAATAactttgaaaatgttattgcAACCTGTAGAAGGTATTTTTGTCAGCTACGTTTTCCTAAATTTATTTCTGGgaatatttattattgattataaAATGCTATAGATTTGGTCAGCAAGAGCCATCATTATGGGTAAAAGCATTTACATTATCAACTTCAAACGACAAAGTCACACCTGGTTGCTTGGCAGAAATTTTGGCATCTATAGGTGAAGACAAATTCATTTAGCTACTTAGAATTCGTTTTTAACTTCTGATGGTAAATTACAGAGAAACTTAAACTTCTACCTGCCCTCAGGGTGATTGAAATGCTTTGTCGCTCCCCTAGCGCTACTTTGGGTCTCGCCCGAGATTACTTGATTCGTACTCTGCAATCGGATCAGTCGAACATTAGTGAAGACGAGAGGCTCATTCAGCAGTATCGCCAAGAAACTGAAGCTGTGCGTGAAAAAATTAAGGACATAAAAACAAGGTATCTACTATTCCGATTTCTTTACTTAAAATAACTTGTTAACCTATTTTTACTATTTATTGTAGCGCTCTAGTGTTTCAAGGTTCTAAATGTAACGTTTGCAATCAGCCATTGGAACTACCTTCGGTCCATTTCCTTTGTTTGCACTCATTCCATCAGcagtaaaacaatttaaaagttattttttttttgttttattgcagTTTTGTAATCTTTTTACGATGCTTTATTAGTTGCTTCGATAGTTATGCCGACAACGAAAACGAATGCCCAGCATGTCacacagaaaataaaaggattttGGATATCGTTCGGGCGCAGGTAAGCTTTGAGCAATTGtgaaagttttattttgcatttctcattttcctttACGCTACGAAACAAATAGGAACAAAGCAAAGATCTTCACGAAGCCTTTCATGGGCAATTGGAAAAAGCAGATGACCCTTTCACCGTACTTGCCGATTACTTTGGTCGTGGGGTCTTCAATAGTTTGCCATCCTGGGAGTCAGCCATTTCCGGTCACCAAGGAGTTCGCAGTGAATTGCCATCCGTGTCCTGGGGTCCTCAGAATGCTGGTCCCGGTTCTGAAGCAAAGCTGCGTAAGAATGAAGGAAAGAACACTATAAGTTCTACAGGTGATTATCTAAGTGGAATTTGTTTATagataatttttctttgtttcgtTAAGCAGAATACAGTTCTATATTAATCTATGCTATCGTTTCGGTTTTGGTTGATTATACTGCGATATCAGCATTCCCAGTTTTCACAAAATCCCAAGACtgactcgtttttttcttcctcattgTTAGGATTCGCAAATGAAGGTCGTATGAGATTGCAGGAAAGTGCGTCGGTTCGGCCTACTAGAGATGTGACTGAAGGTCGATTGCGAAATGCTGAAGTCATTGGAGCAGCGGAACGAGTTGCATCGAGCGCAGCGGCAACCACAACCTCCGAAGCAAGACACCGACTTCAGGAAGGaaccacaaagaaaaattatcaaacTGCGTCCGTTGAAATTCCCCGTCAAACGGTGGCTTCGCAGTCAGCCACGAGTGTACCAAACTATGTAGGAACGAGAGCAGTTCCTGCAGTATCTGACCTCAGTACGTCACTCAGAAAACAGGAGGTTAACAAATTACCTCCAAGTAAAACTGGCGCGAATAAAATTTCAGTTGGACCGGAAAATCCGTTTAAGGATGATAATTATGACGAAACGAAAAATCCTTTTGCGGATGAGGAACCTACCAATCCTTTCGGTGACGACGACCACGACGATTATAATGACAGTCTAAATCCTTTTGCTGAATGATAggcttatattttttttcaaaaacaaaaaaactacttCGTATTTGGTTCTTATTTGTTCCCACTTTCCATTACGTTGACGATATGAAATTCGGCAACGTGCCAAAGCATGGATCTTTTCAAGCGAGCCGAAATCGTTTTTCCGGCGGAAACACCCCACagacaataaagaaaaaatttcatcattgccttataaaatttttccaagtttaataataaaaagtttcgGACGGTAAGCAGAGATCGTTGAAAGTTTTCTACCcgcaaaatgttttcttcagaGTGTTCAAGACAAACGAGAATTAACTTACAGAGAAAGACGATTCCAAGTTCCATGGATTCCGAATAATCTCCAGGATCTTCAGAATAGCGTCGATAGTCGTCGTCCTGCTGGGATCATTTCCCAAAGTTACCAAGGAAAGCAGTTGAGaggattcttctttttagtcGTCGCGTGCCATTCCGTCGAAATCCGACACTAtcataacaaaagaataaacaacaaaagcgAGCAGTTAGAACAAAAGAAGCACACGttaaaatagagagagagactatactaacaataacaatgaaacgtttatttttgattgaaagaTGCGATTAGTTCACACGACCGAAATGTTTTGgggggctgctgctgacgCCGGTTACTCGCCACGGCTGAGTCACGCTACACACTGGGCAACAAGAGTCGTAGTCTGTTAAAAGATATGAGCAGAAAAGAG
Proteins encoded in this window:
- the LOC124209633 gene encoding vacuolar protein sorting-associated protein 11 homolog, coding for MAFFQWRRFNFFELLKETDSGNLERSFKDVTITSSSSGRGHIVLGDNLGLVHLFDRQYQRESFKAYNVNTSHVLQLKQSPFLGTVGEDDPGINPVIKIWNLEKKDIHGCPVCVHLVRALPGNRPVPVTAFTIDEQMHLMAAGFADGSVVLYRGDLSRERHSKQKFLQPGTSLIAGLSLRTNQKLSHLYVATTTAVLTYTIASKDKEKYAELDRVGCSLGCVAFADSKQGQHFMIARNDAVYCYSVEGRGPCYAFEGEKLDLHWFRGYLVIVSKVVGKGDVDSDKTTVTIFDVNNKFIAFTAPIANAYRVISEWGSLLVLTKDKKVHQLMEKDLHTKLDILFKKNLYDVAIRVAKSQQYDIEGLVEIFKLYGDHLYAKGNHSGAMEQYLKTIGRLEPSYVIKKFLDAQRIHQLTAYLQELHKQGLASEDHTTLLLNCYTKLRDTERLNQFLNTKDQRSEFDVETAIRVCRQAGYFEQALRLSQDREKHEWHLKILLEDLSDYRQALEYIKKLPPDLAKENLLEYGNALLEELPDDTTKLLLELCCNKSSNSEICDPQEFLLLFINHNEKLVEFLENVLQVHPNSQSSLHFALLEQYLLMWTKNIADPELEKKITLLLQHSSVLSAADRALFLCQTHKFRPGILFIFEKTKLYGEILHFYASENNFENVIATCRRFGQQEPSLWVKAFTLSTSNDKVTPGCLAEILASIEKLKLLPALRVIEMLCRSPSATLGLARDYLIRTLQSDQSNISEDERLIQQYRQETEAVREKIKDIKTSALVFQGSKCNVCNQPLELPSVHFLCLHSFHQHCFDSYADNENECPACHTENKRILDIVRAQEQSKDLHEAFHGQLEKADDPFTVLADYFGRGVFNSLPSWESAISGHQGVRSELPSVSWGPQNAGPGSEAKLRKNEGKNTISSTGFANEGRMRLQESASVRPTRDVTEGRLRNAEVIGAAERVASSAAATTTSEARHRLQEGTTKKNYQTASVEIPRQTVASQSATSVPNYVGTRAVPAVSDLSTSLRKQEVNKLPPSKTGANKISVGPENPFKDDNYDETKNPFADEEPTNPFGDDDHDDYNDSLNPFAE